In Candidatus Kaistella beijingensis, a genomic segment contains:
- a CDS encoding sensor protein KdpD: protein MTEKDQTVQQFLDLIKKSRRGKFKVYIGMSAGVGKTFRMLQEAHSLLRNGIDIKVGYIETHNRKETHDLLEGLPVIPRRKLFYKGKELEELDVQAVINLRPEVVIVDELAHSNIEGSKNEKRWQDVLDILDAGINVISAVNIQHIESLNEEVRAITGIEVKERIPDSVIAEADEVVNIDLTADELITRLKEGKIYEPAKIETALNNFFKSEHILQLRELALKEVASQVERKVESEVTLTSTAKREKFLACISSNEKTAKNVIRKTARLANYYNSKWSVLYVQTLRESPDKIALDKQRHLINNFKLATELGAEIIKIENDNVSRAIIEQCEQRKITTICIGKPHLSLLHIILAGNVFNGLLKKLSENNIDLVILS, encoded by the coding sequence ATGACAGAAAAAGACCAAACAGTACAACAATTTCTTGACCTGATAAAAAAGTCAAGGAGAGGGAAATTTAAAGTCTACATCGGTATGAGTGCCGGTGTAGGCAAAACCTTTCGTATGCTACAGGAAGCACATTCGCTCTTGCGAAATGGTATCGACATAAAGGTGGGCTACATTGAAACGCACAATAGAAAAGAAACACACGATTTGTTAGAGGGGCTACCTGTTATCCCACGCAGAAAGCTGTTTTATAAGGGCAAGGAATTAGAAGAATTAGATGTTCAGGCAGTTATCAATTTACGCCCCGAAGTAGTAATAGTAGATGAACTGGCACATAGCAATATCGAAGGCAGCAAAAATGAAAAACGCTGGCAGGATGTATTAGACATTTTAGATGCAGGTATAAACGTAATCAGTGCTGTTAATATACAACATATAGAAAGTCTTAATGAAGAAGTGAGAGCCATCACAGGAATTGAGGTAAAAGAACGTATTCCCGATAGTGTGATAGCCGAAGCAGACGAAGTAGTAAATATTGACTTAACAGCAGATGAATTAATTACACGTCTTAAGGAGGGGAAGATATATGAACCCGCAAAGATAGAAACGGCACTCAATAATTTTTTCAAAAGTGAACATATACTTCAGCTAAGAGAGTTAGCACTAAAAGAAGTGGCCTCTCAGGTAGAACGTAAAGTTGAAAGCGAAGTTACCTTGACCAGTACAGCTAAACGGGAAAAGTTTTTAGCCTGTATCAGCTCAAACGAAAAAACAGCTAAAAACGTAATACGAAAAACAGCGAGGCTTGCCAATTATTACAACAGCAAATGGTCTGTACTTTATGTACAAACACTCCGTGAAAGCCCTGATAAAATAGCCCTTGACAAACAAAGACATCTTATAAATAACTTTAAATTAGCAACAGAATTGGGTGCGGAAATCATTAAAATTGAAAATGATAATGTTTCCAGAGCCATAATAGAACAATGTGAACAACGGAAGATAACAACCATTTGCATAGGGAAACCACATCTAAGCCTGTTGCATATTATTTTGGCAGGTAATGTTTTTAATGGTCTTCTGAAAAAGTTGTCAGAAAATAATATTGACCTTGTGATATTAAGTTAA
- a CDS encoding porin, giving the protein MKNLITASLILLSINSFAQTDTTKSPFTFSGYLETYYAYDFGNPDNHNRPAFMYSHNRHNEFNLNLGFVKASYNTDNVRANLALATGTYMNANYAAEPSVLKNIYEANAGIKISKNKDLWIDAGVFSSHIGFESAVGIDNWTLTRGIYAENSPYFETGAKISYTTDNGKWFVSGLLLNGWQRIQRIDGNNTPAFGHQLTYKPNSKITLNSSSFIGNDKVDSTRQMRYFHNLYGIFQITEKFALTAGFDIGAEQKNKGSNHYNTWYAPVVIVKYSPAEKHNLAIRAEYYNDENGAIIGIGTPNGFKTWGYSINYDYLIRKNIRWRIEGRGLTSKDKIFIGNEKLGNNNFFITTSLAIAF; this is encoded by the coding sequence ATGAAGAACCTAATAACTGCATCGCTGATTTTGTTAAGCATAAATAGCTTTGCACAAACAGATACCACCAAGTCACCCTTTACTTTTAGTGGTTATTTAGAAACATACTATGCTTATGATTTTGGCAATCCTGACAATCATAATCGACCTGCATTTATGTATTCACACAATAGACACAATGAGTTTAACCTGAATTTAGGCTTTGTAAAGGCATCCTATAATACGGATAATGTGAGGGCAAATCTCGCTTTGGCTACAGGTACCTATATGAATGCAAACTACGCAGCAGAACCGAGCGTATTGAAAAATATATACGAGGCGAACGCAGGTATAAAAATTTCAAAGAATAAGGATTTATGGATTGACGCAGGCGTTTTTTCATCTCATATTGGTTTTGAAAGTGCCGTAGGTATAGACAACTGGACATTGACCAGAGGGATATATGCAGAAAATTCGCCCTATTTTGAGACAGGCGCAAAAATTTCATATACAACCGATAACGGCAAATGGTTTGTAAGCGGATTGTTACTAAACGGATGGCAGCGCATTCAACGTATAGATGGTAATAACACCCCTGCATTCGGTCATCAGCTAACCTACAAACCCAATTCAAAAATCACCCTCAACAGCAGCTCCTTTATTGGAAATGATAAAGTCGATAGCACAAGGCAAATGCGGTATTTTCACAACCTTTACGGCATCTTTCAAATCACAGAAAAATTTGCTTTAACAGCAGGGTTTGATATTGGAGCAGAGCAGAAAAACAAAGGAAGCAACCATTATAATACATGGTACGCACCGGTTGTGATTGTAAAATATAGCCCCGCCGAAAAACATAATTTGGCAATAAGAGCAGAGTATTATAACGACGAAAACGGTGCAATAATTGGTATAGGTACACCAAACGGATTTAAAACCTGGGGATATTCCATAAATTACGATTACCTGATACGTAAAAATATACGATGGCGTATAGAAGGACGAGGACTTACCAGCAAGGACAAGATTTTTATAGGAAATGAAAAGCTGGGCAATAACAATTTTTTCATCACAACATCATTAGCCATTGCTTTTTAA
- a CDS encoding K(+)-transporting ATPase subunit C encodes MKKHILPAIKLTVLSILLLCIAYPLIVWGMAQFAPNKGKGKIITHNGKTYYANVGQSFTEDKYFWSRPSAVDYNAAGSGGSNKAASNKEYLQQVQARIDTFLVHNPGIAKSEIPVDLVTASGSGLDPNISVQAAKVQVKRIAKIRGIAEGNLLQLILAKTEKPLFGLFGPEKINVLELNIALDNLK; translated from the coding sequence ATGAAAAAACATATTTTACCGGCTATCAAGCTAACAGTTTTAAGCATCCTATTACTCTGTATAGCCTATCCGCTTATCGTTTGGGGTATGGCACAGTTCGCTCCAAATAAGGGAAAGGGAAAAATTATCACACACAATGGTAAAACATACTATGCCAATGTTGGGCAGTCTTTTACGGAAGATAAATATTTCTGGTCACGTCCTTCTGCAGTGGATTATAATGCCGCAGGTTCCGGAGGCAGCAACAAAGCAGCTTCCAATAAGGAATATCTCCAACAGGTTCAGGCAAGGATAGATACATTTTTAGTGCACAATCCCGGTATTGCCAAGTCTGAAATCCCCGTGGATTTGGTAACGGCAAGTGGTAGCGGTCTTGACCCGAATATTTCCGTACAGGCGGCAAAAGTACAGGTAAAACGTATTGCTAAAATTCGTGGAATTGCCGAAGGAAATCTTCTGCAACTCATCCTTGCGAAAACAGAAAAACCTTTGTTCGGCCTCTTCGGACCTGAAAAAATAAATGTACTCGAATTAAATATAGCATTAGATAATTTAAAATAA
- the kdpB gene encoding potassium-transporting ATPase subunit KdpB, whose translation MNNNINKLFEPALVNEALKQSFFKLHPAKMFRNPVMFMVWIGTLVMAGVCVWIALGEQSQGSFAYNLIVTIILFATLLFANFAEAIAEARGKAQADSLRKTREETPAKLENGQTVSSSQLKKGDVFVCEAGDIIPSDGEIIEGLATIDESAITGESAPVIREAGGDKSSVTGGTKVLSDKIKVRVTTEAGESFLDKMIALVEGASRQKTPNEIALTILLAGFTLVFIIVVVTLKPFADYAQTPITIAAFISLFVCLIPTTIGGLLSAIGIAGMDRALRANVITKSGKAVETAGDVDVLLLDKTGTITIGNRKATKFYPVNGVDEKHFTKSVVLSSMADETPEGKSIIELAGVNPLSYQIQNPRFIKFTAETRSSGIDYENVKIRKGASDAIRNLVEKAGNLFPSETAEQVKSISSNGGTPLVVAENEKVLGVIELQDIIKPGIQERFERLRKMGIKTVMVTGDNPLTAKYIAEKAGVDDFIAEAKPEDKMNYIRNEQSQGRLVAMMGDGTNDAPALAQADVGVAMNSGTQAAKEAGNMVDLDNDPTKLIEVVEIGKQLLMTRGTLTTFSIANDVAKYFAIVPALFIASIPALQGLNIMNLHSPESAILSAIIFNAIVIPMLIPLALKGVAYKPIGASALLRRNLFIYGLGGIIVPFVGIKLIDLLVSVFI comes from the coding sequence ATGAATAATAACATAAATAAATTATTTGAACCTGCATTGGTGAATGAAGCGTTGAAGCAATCATTCTTCAAGCTGCACCCTGCAAAAATGTTCCGCAATCCGGTAATGTTTATGGTGTGGATAGGTACATTGGTTATGGCAGGCGTATGTGTATGGATAGCATTGGGAGAACAAAGTCAAGGCAGTTTTGCCTATAACCTTATCGTTACGATTATATTATTTGCAACGCTATTGTTTGCCAACTTTGCCGAAGCCATTGCCGAAGCCAGAGGAAAAGCACAAGCCGATAGCTTACGTAAAACAAGAGAAGAAACGCCAGCCAAATTAGAAAATGGACAGACCGTCTCTTCATCACAGCTTAAAAAAGGGGATGTCTTTGTTTGTGAAGCAGGAGATATCATCCCCTCTGACGGTGAAATTATAGAGGGTTTGGCAACCATAGATGAAAGCGCCATTACGGGTGAGAGTGCCCCTGTAATCCGAGAAGCAGGAGGCGATAAAAGTAGCGTTACAGGTGGTACAAAAGTACTATCAGACAAAATCAAAGTCAGGGTAACTACCGAAGCAGGCGAAAGCTTTTTAGACAAAATGATTGCTTTGGTGGAAGGGGCAAGCCGTCAGAAAACACCAAATGAAATTGCTTTGACTATTTTGTTGGCAGGTTTTACACTCGTATTTATTATCGTAGTGGTTACACTTAAACCATTTGCAGATTATGCACAAACCCCGATTACCATTGCTGCATTTATATCGCTTTTTGTCTGTTTAATTCCTACCACTATTGGCGGATTATTATCAGCCATCGGTATTGCGGGAATGGACAGAGCTTTGCGGGCAAACGTCATTACCAAAAGTGGTAAAGCGGTTGAAACCGCAGGTGATGTTGATGTACTTTTATTGGACAAAACAGGAACTATTACCATTGGTAACAGAAAAGCAACAAAATTCTATCCTGTAAACGGTGTAGATGAAAAGCACTTTACAAAATCAGTAGTGTTAAGCTCTATGGCAGATGAAACCCCCGAAGGTAAATCTATCATAGAATTGGCAGGTGTTAATCCATTAAGCTATCAGATACAAAATCCTCGTTTCATAAAATTTACGGCAGAAACAAGAAGTTCCGGAATTGATTATGAGAATGTAAAAATCAGAAAAGGAGCTTCGGATGCCATACGGAATTTGGTGGAAAAGGCGGGAAATCTTTTTCCATCAGAAACAGCCGAACAGGTAAAATCCATTTCAAGCAATGGTGGAACACCACTCGTTGTTGCAGAAAATGAAAAAGTATTGGGAGTAATTGAGTTGCAGGACATTATTAAACCCGGGATACAGGAGCGTTTTGAGCGGCTGCGAAAAATGGGTATCAAAACCGTAATGGTTACCGGCGATAATCCATTGACGGCAAAATACATCGCGGAAAAAGCAGGTGTAGATGATTTTATTGCCGAAGCAAAACCGGAAGATAAAATGAACTATATCCGCAATGAGCAATCGCAAGGCAGATTGGTCGCTATGATGGGCGATGGAACCAACGATGCGCCCGCTTTAGCGCAGGCAGACGTAGGCGTAGCTATGAATAGCGGTACTCAGGCAGCTAAAGAAGCAGGCAATATGGTGGATTTGGATAATGACCCCACCAAACTGATTGAAGTAGTGGAAATAGGCAAACAATTGTTAATGACAAGGGGAACATTAACCACATTCAGTATTGCCAATGACGTAGCGAAGTATTTTGCCATTGTTCCGGCACTGTTTATTGCTTCCATTCCTGCTTTACAGGGATTAAACATTATGAATTTGCACTCACCCGAAAGTGCCATTCTATCGGCAATTATATTCAATGCCATCGTCATCCCGATGTTAATACCATTAGCATTAAAAGGAGTAGCCTACAAACCTATCGGCGCCAGTGCCCTGCTTCGCAGAAATTTATTCATCTACGGTTTGGGCGGCATTATTGTTCCGTTTGTAGGCATAAAACTTATCGACCTGTTGGTTTCAGTATTTATTTAA
- the kdpA gene encoding potassium-transporting ATPase subunit KdpA, which translates to MNTEILGIIAMFGVTLLLAIPLGKYIAKVYAGERTFLDPVFNPIERLFYKVSGINPDNEMNWKQHLVALLTINLLWFLMSMGILMNMESLPLNPDGNPNQSADLAFNTTISFLVNCNLQHYSGETGISYLGQIWLMFLQFVTAGVGMAAAVVLFKAFREKSTTQLGNFYNYFLKSCTRILLPISLILAAIFVFEGMPMTFEGKDTLTNLQGDTIEVSRGPVAAFVPIKHVGTNGGGFFGANGAHPLENPTYLTNMVEMFGQFIIPMAMVFAFGFFIRRKKFAWMMFGVMTVGFLLLAIPNINMEMNGNPAITQMGIDNSLGAMEGKEIRLGAAASGFWSIVTTVISTGSINSMHDSSMPLSGMNELLAMMINAFYGGVGAGILNFLIFIILAVFISGLMVGRTPEFMGKKIEAREMKIAMIIALAHPFLILVGTALAAALPQYTSATLANPGFHGFSEMLYEYTSSAANNGSGFEGLGDNTVFWNISTGIVLLLGRFLPIIGPVAIAGLLAEKKFIPESSGTLKTDTSTFGLMVFAVIAIIAALAFFPALALGPIAEYFSLY; encoded by the coding sequence ATGAACACAGAAATTTTAGGAATTATAGCGATGTTCGGGGTAACGCTGTTACTGGCAATTCCCCTTGGCAAATACATCGCAAAAGTATATGCAGGTGAAAGAACTTTTCTTGACCCTGTATTTAATCCCATAGAGCGATTGTTCTATAAAGTATCAGGCATAAATCCTGATAATGAAATGAATTGGAAACAGCATTTGGTAGCATTGCTCACCATTAACCTGCTCTGGTTTCTGATGAGTATGGGAATACTGATGAATATGGAGAGCCTGCCCCTAAACCCGGATGGGAACCCCAATCAATCAGCAGATTTAGCGTTCAATACCACCATTTCATTTTTGGTAAACTGTAACCTGCAACACTATTCAGGTGAAACAGGCATCAGTTATTTAGGGCAGATATGGTTGATGTTTCTTCAATTTGTAACTGCGGGCGTAGGTATGGCAGCAGCGGTTGTATTATTCAAAGCATTTAGAGAAAAGTCAACCACCCAATTAGGTAATTTTTACAATTATTTTTTAAAATCCTGTACCCGCATTCTATTACCTATATCATTGATACTGGCTGCTATTTTCGTTTTTGAAGGTATGCCAATGACCTTTGAAGGAAAAGATACCCTAACCAACTTACAGGGTGATACTATTGAAGTAAGCCGTGGACCGGTTGCTGCTTTCGTACCTATCAAACACGTTGGTACAAATGGAGGTGGTTTTTTCGGTGCTAATGGTGCTCACCCATTAGAGAACCCTACCTACCTAACCAATATGGTTGAAATGTTTGGTCAATTTATCATTCCTATGGCAATGGTATTTGCATTTGGCTTTTTTATACGCAGGAAAAAGTTTGCCTGGATGATGTTTGGAGTAATGACTGTAGGATTTCTTTTGTTGGCAATTCCAAATATCAATATGGAAATGAACGGGAACCCTGCCATAACACAGATGGGAATTGACAATTCTTTGGGAGCAATGGAAGGAAAGGAAATCCGCTTGGGTGCAGCAGCGTCCGGCTTCTGGAGCATCGTAACAACTGTTATTTCTACAGGTAGTATCAATTCGATGCACGATAGCTCAATGCCATTATCCGGTATGAACGAATTACTGGCAATGATGATTAATGCCTTTTATGGAGGAGTTGGAGCGGGAATACTCAATTTCCTAATCTTCATCATTTTGGCGGTATTCATCAGCGGATTGATGGTGGGCAGAACACCCGAATTTATGGGTAAGAAAATTGAAGCAAGAGAGATGAAAATAGCAATGATAATTGCTTTGGCACATCCTTTCCTTATTTTGGTCGGAACAGCTTTAGCAGCCGCATTACCACAATATACATCAGCAACATTAGCCAATCCGGGCTTCCACGGTTTCAGTGAGATGCTGTACGAATATACTTCTTCGGCAGCCAACAACGGAAGCGGTTTTGAAGGATTGGGAGATAACACCGTATTCTGGAATATATCCACGGGGATAGTATTGCTGTTGGGTAGATTTCTTCCGATAATTGGTCCTGTTGCTATTGCAGGGTTGCTTGCAGAAAAGAAATTTATACCTGAAAGCTCAGGAACGCTCAAAACCGACACATCTACATTTGGTTTAATGGTGTTTGCAGTTATTGCCATCATTGCGGCATTGGCATTCTTCCCTGCGTTGGCTTTAGGTCCGATTGCCGAATACTTTTCACTTTATTAA
- a CDS encoding potassium-transporting ATPase subunit F — translation MIALFIIAIAVFFYMCYVLIKPEKF, via the coding sequence ATGATAGCATTATTCATCATCGCCATTGCAGTATTTTTCTATATGTGCTATGTGCTGATTAAACCAGAAAAATTTTAA
- a CDS encoding DUF7674 family protein: protein MKSKQKINEDRAAVYLAEHHKEISNEIRELSAHKNFAGILQAVVNLIRCLLEKGEFTKITRHIRYIGWIYQRGNDYIRYIIENLFVRSFEGIRRRCSPNQWQQLYTEIPKPFQVVYLTQNNIIIQKIKI, encoded by the coding sequence ATGAAATCTAAACAGAAAATCAATGAAGACCGTGCGGCTGTTTATTTAGCTGAACATCATAAAGAAATCAGCAATGAAATAAGGGAACTGTCTGCTCATAAAAACTTCGCTGGTATTCTTCAGGCAGTCGTAAACCTGATTAGATGCTTGCTCGAAAAAGGAGAATTTACCAAAATTACCAGACATATACGATATATCGGATGGATATATCAGAGAGGTAACGACTACATCAGGTATATTATTGAAAATCTATTTGTACGCTCATTTGAAGGCATACGCAGACGGTGTTCTCCAAACCAGTGGCAGCAACTATACACTGAAATTCCAAAACCTTTTCAGGTTGTCTATCTAACGCAAAACAACATCATAATTCAAAAAATAAAAATATGA
- a CDS encoding DUF7674 family protein, giving the protein MEHEQKSEFEKIQQLEVEALDAIFKGQKKKVVSLFGKAEQLFQKGSSYTRTIISNTFILPLSQLLEMNYSWGKEYLILFPKQLKQEYCRQIYSSGI; this is encoded by the coding sequence ATGGAACACGAACAAAAAAGCGAATTTGAGAAAATTCAACAATTAGAGGTTGAAGCCCTTGATGCCATCTTTAAGGGGCAAAAGAAAAAAGTTGTGAGCCTGTTTGGCAAAGCCGAGCAATTATTTCAGAAAGGCAGCAGCTACACACGTACAATCATTTCCAATACATTTATTCTTCCCTTATCTCAACTGCTCGAAATGAATTACAGTTGGGGCAAAGAGTATCTCATCTTGTTTCCCAAACAGCTCAAACAAGAGTATTGCAGACAAATCTATTCATCAGGAATTTAA
- a CDS encoding sigma-54-dependent transcriptional regulator, giving the protein MSKVLIIDDEEKIRTLLSKIISLEGFDVVEAGDIKTGLKKLEIADVDVVICDVKLPDGSGVEATKDIKDKYPVTEIILLTAYGNIPDGVQAIKNGAFDYITKGDDNNKIIPLLYKATEKVSLAKRVLQLERQLANKYSFDNIIGKSKILNASIDAAKKVAGSETTVLLTGETGTGKEVFAQAIHNASNRSKQNFVAVNCSAFSKDLLENELFGHKAGAFTGAVKDSKGIFEEANHGTVFLDEIGEMPLDLQAKLLRVLETGEFLKVGDSKPTKVNVRIIAATNRNLQQEVEEGHFREDLFYRIAVFQISLPPLRERVIDIEELAIFFLRTFTNKTNKKINKISKNYLEALKQHSWKGNIRELKNVIERSVILTGTTELEEDSLPLELQRLGTLDNREKTLSAFELASVEKVHIQKVLNYTNGNKTETSKLLNIALTTLYRKIDEYHIK; this is encoded by the coding sequence GTGAGCAAAGTTTTAATCATAGACGACGAAGAAAAAATCAGAACCTTACTTTCCAAAATTATAAGTTTGGAGGGTTTTGACGTGGTGGAGGCTGGTGATATAAAAACCGGCTTAAAAAAACTGGAAATAGCTGATGTCGATGTCGTGATATGCGATGTAAAATTACCGGATGGAAGTGGCGTTGAAGCGACCAAAGATATTAAAGACAAATATCCTGTAACAGAAATAATTTTGCTCACTGCTTATGGTAATATTCCCGATGGCGTTCAGGCAATAAAGAACGGAGCATTTGATTACATTACCAAAGGTGATGACAATAACAAAATTATACCCTTGCTCTACAAGGCAACCGAAAAAGTATCTTTAGCAAAAAGGGTATTACAATTAGAGAGACAGTTAGCCAATAAATATTCATTTGATAACATCATTGGAAAATCCAAAATACTTAATGCTTCTATTGACGCAGCAAAAAAAGTGGCAGGTAGTGAAACGACCGTTTTATTGACTGGAGAAACCGGAACGGGAAAAGAGGTATTTGCACAAGCAATTCACAATGCGAGCAACAGGAGCAAACAGAATTTTGTAGCAGTAAACTGCTCTGCTTTTAGCAAAGACTTGTTAGAAAATGAATTGTTTGGACATAAAGCCGGAGCATTTACAGGAGCAGTAAAAGACAGTAAAGGAATTTTTGAGGAAGCAAACCACGGGACGGTTTTCTTAGATGAAATTGGTGAAATGCCTTTAGATTTACAGGCAAAGCTGTTACGGGTTTTAGAAACAGGAGAATTTCTAAAAGTAGGTGATAGTAAACCAACCAAGGTGAACGTCCGTATTATTGCTGCTACTAATAGAAATTTACAACAAGAAGTAGAGGAAGGACACTTCCGTGAAGATTTGTTTTACCGGATTGCCGTCTTTCAGATTTCACTACCCCCACTCAGAGAACGGGTTATTGATATAGAAGAACTGGCGATATTCTTTCTTCGCACATTTACAAATAAGACGAACAAAAAAATCAATAAGATTTCAAAAAACTATCTCGAAGCACTGAAACAACATTCGTGGAAAGGCAATATCAGAGAACTCAAAAACGTAATTGAGCGTAGCGTAATACTTACAGGTACTACAGAATTAGAAGAAGATAGTCTGCCATTGGAATTACAACGTCTTGGCACTTTAGATAACCGTGAAAAAACACTATCTGCCTTTGAACTTGCAAGCGTAGAAAAAGTTCATATTCAAAAAGTGTTGAACTACACTAATGGCAATAAAACAGAAACATCAAAACTGCTCAATATTGCCTTAACTACTTTATACAGGAAGATTGACGAGTACCATATAAAATAA
- a CDS encoding site-specific integrase, whose amino-acid sequence MASIKLVLRTNQEDKTGHSPLYIRLIKDRKAKFVATGVKLKHNEWDDDKQKIKKNHTNSARMNAFLAQKIADAEGTVADHERKRKSVSARKLKEAIKGKDMANFFEYAYNRCERIKGTVSVATYKNYKQYVAKFEKFIGHRDIYFDDITVTMLKDYINYMSNNLKNGATTVHYSLLILSVMFRDAQREDVIEENIYPFSKVRVKRDKGKRLFLSKEQVEKLRNFKIEYTGKDEVFRDMFIFSVYAGGLRFSDVVSLKWENYNEKEQRITKTIRKTGRTHSFKIGQTAIDILNQYKTAISQSSDFVFPILEDVERFDTDTDYQAHIINAKNILCGQKLRRIGKDMELPFSLSFHLSRHTFATNALNNGMRIEYVSKLLDHSDIGITQIYAKVISEELDKAVDKYIN is encoded by the coding sequence ATGGCTTCGATAAAATTAGTGCTTCGGACAAACCAAGAAGACAAAACAGGTCATAGCCCTTTATACATAAGACTTATAAAAGATAGAAAAGCCAAATTTGTTGCCACAGGCGTAAAGCTGAAGCACAACGAATGGGACGATGACAAACAGAAGATAAAGAAGAACCACACCAATAGTGCGAGAATGAACGCCTTTCTTGCCCAGAAAATTGCCGATGCCGAAGGAACAGTTGCAGACCACGAACGCAAAAGAAAATCCGTATCAGCCCGAAAACTCAAAGAAGCAATAAAAGGTAAGGATATGGCAAACTTCTTTGAATATGCTTACAATCGTTGCGAGCGTATCAAAGGAACGGTATCAGTTGCCACCTATAAAAATTACAAACAGTATGTAGCCAAGTTTGAAAAATTCATTGGACACAGGGATATTTATTTCGATGATATTACTGTTACGATGCTGAAAGACTATATCAATTATATGTCTAACAATTTGAAAAATGGAGCAACTACGGTACACTATTCTTTATTGATTTTATCCGTAATGTTTCGTGATGCTCAAAGGGAAGATGTAATTGAAGAAAACATTTATCCGTTTTCAAAAGTTCGTGTAAAACGTGATAAAGGCAAACGATTATTTTTGAGCAAAGAACAAGTAGAAAAGTTACGCAATTTTAAAATCGAATACACAGGAAAAGACGAAGTCTTTAGAGATATGTTCATTTTTTCGGTGTATGCAGGTGGCTTACGTTTTAGTGATGTAGTGAGCTTGAAATGGGAAAACTATAATGAAAAAGAGCAACGCATTACAAAAACCATTCGCAAAACAGGAAGAACCCACAGTTTTAAAATCGGCCAGACGGCAATAGATATTCTGAACCAGTACAAAACAGCTATATCACAATCAAGTGATTTTGTTTTCCCGATATTGGAAGATGTAGAAAGATTTGATACCGATACCGATTATCAGGCACATATCATCAATGCAAAAAACATTCTATGCGGTCAGAAGTTAAGAAGAATAGGTAAGGATATGGAATTGCCTTTTTCGTTATCATTCCATTTAAGCCGTCATACATTCGCTACAAATGCTCTTAACAACGGTATGCGCATTGAATATGTTTCAAAGCTGTTAGACCATTCAGATATCGGCATTACGCAGATTTACGCCAAAGTGATTAGCGAGGAATTAGATAAAGCCGTGGATAAGTATATAAATTGA